From one Acipenser ruthenus chromosome 21, fAciRut3.2 maternal haplotype, whole genome shotgun sequence genomic stretch:
- the LOC117428260 gene encoding G-protein coupled receptor 183-like — translation MTVPLAVAFDSPGDFAIFILNILIATTIVIVAGSVVIAILCTKSLRTENRFIFMLNTSISDVISGFAWYYSGLFDVQEYYPRRNSTLGILNSCVGVNVFTVLFAQIDRYLAIGHPYIYSRYITRSVIIGICIYCWVYVYLVVLINNVVTLEAATQQNAYGALAFQIIITFTMLGLNLKLYLIAKYQLSRDPPGPETDNKKASLRLIIVVAFCFLALWTPVFVNTILRNMMSPYAYISINSGTDPFVVLSEVNPISTPALYIMGSSALKEAVLRRVCRVFRKCKRR, via the coding sequence ATGACTGTCCCCCTTGCAGTGGCTTTTGATAGCCCAGGCGATTTTGCCATTTTCATTTTGAACATACTAATAGCTACCACGATTGTTATAGTCGCTGGGTCGGTAGTTATAGCTATACTTTGCACAAAGTCTCTTCGCACGGAAAACAGGTTCATTTTCATGCTGAACACAAGCATCAGCGACGTGATATCGGGTTTTGCTTGGTATTACAGTGGACTTTTTGATGTGCAGGAATATTATCCACGAAGGAATTCAACATTGGGCATATTAAACTCATGTGTGGGAGTGAACGTGTTTACTGTTCTGTTCGCACAGATTGATCGATATTTAGCCATAGGTCACCCTTATATTTACAGTCGCTACATCACCAGGTCAGTAATTATTGGAATTTGCATTTATTGTTGGGTTTACGTTTACTTAGTAGTCCTGATTAACAACGTCGTTACTTTGGAGGCAGCTACACAACAAAATGCATATGGTGCACTAGCTTTTCAGATAATAATAACGTTTACAATGCTTGGATTGAACCTTAAACTCTATCTTATCGCTAAATATCAACTTTCACGAGATCCGCCAGGTCCAGAAACCGACAACAAGAAAGCCTCGCTGAGACTCATTATTGTCGTGGCATTTTGCTTTCTTGCTCTTTGGACTCCAGTGTTTGTCAATACTATACTGCGTAACATGATGTCACCGTATGCATACATATCTATAAATAGTGGGACTGACCCTTTCGTTGTACTGTCCGAAGTGAACCCCATTAGCACGCCAGCCTTGTACATAATGGGAAGTTCTGCCCTTAAGGAGGCTGTTCTGAGAAGAGTCTGTCGTGTGTTCCGGAAATGCAAAAGAAGGTGA